The genomic region TTGCCTTTCTGCTGCGCAAGGAGCAGCCGCTCGGCGAGCCGGCGCTGCGCGGGATCGCCATTGACCCGGGGCACGGCGGCGAGGATGCCGGCGCCATCGGCCCCGGCGGCAGCAAGGAGAAGGCGGTCACCCTGGAGGTCGCCAGGCGCCTGGAAAAACAGCTGAAGATGCGGCTGGGGATTCCCATCTATCTCAGCCGCGACGGTGACTATTCACTCACGCCGGTGCAGCGGCTGGAGCCGGTCGCTCGCCCCGACACCGACGTGCTGATCCAGTTGCATGCCCAGTCCTCTTTCGGTCCGGCTGCACACGGCGTCACCCTGATTGTGCGGCCCCAGGAGGAAACAGTCCAGGGTGCGCTGCCGCGCGGCGAAGGGGAGAGCATTCGCCTCGCCCGTTCCCTTGCCGCCGCCCTGCGCGACAGTGGTGTCGAGGTGGCGGGAATCATCCAGGCGCCGCTCCTGCCCCTCGGGCGGGGGAACCTGCCGACCGTCCTGGTCGAGCTGGGATACCTGACCAACACCGAAGACCGGGCGCTGCTGCGTGATCCGGCCGGGCAGGAAAAGTTGGCCGGGGCGCTTTTCGCCGGTCTGAAGAATTATAGCGATGGCCAACAGGAGGTTGACAGGTGAGCGATACAGCAGAGGTGCGCCGGGATGGCCGCCAGCAGGCCGAACTGCGTCCGGTGACTTTCCAGCGTGGCTTCACCCGTTATGCCGAGGGGTCGGTACTGGTCTGTTTCGGTGAAACCCGCGTGCTCTGCAACGCCACCGTGGAGGAGGGGGTACCTTCCTTCCTCCGCGGGGAGGGGCGGGGATGGGTGACCGCCGAGTACTCCATGCTTCCCCGGGCCACCCATAGCCGATCGCCGCGGGAATCGACGCGGGGCAAGGTGGGGGGGCGGACGCACGAGATCCAGCGCCTGATCGGCCGTTCCCTGCGGGCAGTGATCGATATGCAGGCGCTGGGCGAGCGGACCATCCTGATCGACTGCGACGTGCTGCAGGCCGACGGCGGCACCCGCACCGCCGCCATAACCGGCGCCTTCGTGGCGCTGGCCGACGCCGTCGCCGGTTTAAGGCGCAAGGGACTGGTGGCCGGCAACCCCCTCAAGGAGAGCGTGGCGGCGGTGAGCGTCGGCATCGTCGAAGGGAAGCCGGTCCTCGATCTCAACTACGACGAGGATTTCCGCGCCGCGGTCGATATGAACTTCGTCATCACCGAATCGGGGCGTTTCGTCGAGGTGCAGGGTACCGCCGAGGAGGAGCCTTTTACCGCCGCCGAACTCGACGCCCTGCGAAACCTGGCCCTGGCCGGCTGCCGCGAACTG from Desulfuromonadales bacterium harbors:
- a CDS encoding N-acetylmuramoyl-L-alanine amidase; this translates as MLRSLMLLLVLLGLAATAQARVEVFLPGNPSVTIDEVYLRDGVAYLAIDDIIAPLGLSGQWDSVEHTYSIKSASRSGLISPGSHYLRLGERFLPLSHPPRFIDGRLRVAEDFITKQLPVLLGEPVYYRNLDPPEKPAAEELTTIDRLFAFLLRKEQPLGEPALRGIAIDPGHGGEDAGAIGPGGSKEKAVTLEVARRLEKQLKMRLGIPIYLSRDGDYSLTPVQRLEPVARPDTDVLIQLHAQSSFGPAAHGVTLIVRPQEETVQGALPRGEGESIRLARSLAAALRDSGVEVAGIIQAPLLPLGRGNLPTVLVELGYLTNTEDRALLRDPAGQEKLAGALFAGLKNYSDGQQEVDR
- the rph gene encoding ribonuclease PH, with the translated sequence MSDTAEVRRDGRQQAELRPVTFQRGFTRYAEGSVLVCFGETRVLCNATVEEGVPSFLRGEGRGWVTAEYSMLPRATHSRSPRESTRGKVGGRTHEIQRLIGRSLRAVIDMQALGERTILIDCDVLQADGGTRTAAITGAFVALADAVAGLRRKGLVAGNPLKESVAAVSVGIVEGKPVLDLNYDEDFRAAVDMNFVITESGRFVEVQGTAEEEPFTAAELDALRNLALAGCRELASLQKRALEG